A DNA window from Zingiber officinale cultivar Zhangliang chromosome 3A, Zo_v1.1, whole genome shotgun sequence contains the following coding sequences:
- the LOC122051335 gene encoding uncharacterized protein LOC122051335: protein MGEFMVCIDRLVGSESCIVPANGVVNGGFGGASPGEGEGGRAAVVVGCPGNINRSSRGKKKKDKEVGGRVVVECRICQEEGEEEDMEIPCACNGTLKFAHRKCIQRWCDKKGNITCEICNQAFGPNYTAPPIRPSSDVLAIDIRDDWDTLIDLRDPHFLAIAAAQQDLLNDYEDYATENANGIACCRVITLILMLLLLLRNILVVMKNIEMVQDISTLFNIILEFVGFFLPCYVIARSCYRIPNWRR from the exons ATGGGGGAGTTCATGGTTTGCATCGATAGGCTCGTGGGCTCGGAATCGTGCATCGTGCCGGCGAATGGGGTCGTCAATGGAGGCTTTGGCGGCGCCTCGCCGGGGGAAGGGGAAGGCGGAAGAGCAGCGGTGGTGGTGGGGTGTCCAGGGAACATCAACAGAAGTTCACgcggcaagaagaagaaggacaagGAAGTGGGAGGAAGGGTAGTAGTAGAATGCAGGATATGCCAGGAGGAAGGGGAGGAAGAGGACATGGAAATCCCTTGCGCTTGCAATGGCACCCTCAAG TTTGCGCATAGGAAGTGTATTCAAAGATGGTGTGATAAGAAAGGGAATATCACCTGTGAAATATGCAATCAG GCTTTTGGCCCCAACTATACTGCACCGCCAATTAGACCAAGTTCTGATGTATTGGCGATTGATATCAG GGATGATTGGGATACACTCATAGATCTCCGTGACCCACATTTTCTTGCCATTGCTGCTGCACAGCAAGATCTGCTGAATGATTATGAGGATTATGCAACTGAAAATGCCAACGGAATTGCTTGTTGTCGTGTCATTACGCTCATT TTGATGCTTCTCTTGCTTCTTCGCAACATCTTGGTCGTCATGAAGAATATTGAGATGGTGCAGGACATATCGACCTTGTTTAAT ATAATTTTGGAGTTTGTTGGCTTTTTCTTACCTTGCTATGTAATAGCCCGCTCCTGTTATCGAATACCAAACTGGAGGAGGTAG